One window from the genome of Pyxicephalus adspersus chromosome 6, UCB_Pads_2.0, whole genome shotgun sequence encodes:
- the YPEL1 gene encoding protein yippee-like 1, whose product MVKMTKSKTFQAYLPNCHRTYSCIHCRAHLANHDELISKSFQGSQGRAYLFNSVVNVGCGPAEERVLLTGLHAVADIYCENCKTTLGWKYEHAFESSQKYKEGKFIIELAHMIKDNGWE is encoded by the exons ATGGTGAAAATGACAAAATCCAAAACTTTCCAGGCTTACCTGCCAAACTGTCACAGAACGTACAGCTGTATTCATTGTAGAGCACACCTAGCCAATCATGATGAATTGATATCCAAG tcatttcAGGGAAGTCAGGGGAGAGCCTACCTCTTTAACTCTGT GGTAAATGTTGGTTGTGGTCCAGCAGAAGAAAGAGTTCTTTTAACTGGTTTGCATGCCGTTGCTGATATTTACTGTGAGAACTGTAAAACTACACTTGGCTGGAAATAT GAACATGCCTTTGAAAGCAGTCAAAAATACAAGGAAGGAAAGTTTATCATTGAACTGGCTCACATGATAAAAGACAATGGCTGGGAGTGA